The proteins below come from a single Drosophila suzukii chromosome X, CBGP_Dsuzu_IsoJpt1.0, whole genome shotgun sequence genomic window:
- the LOC108016635 gene encoding coiled-coil domain-containing protein 25, protein MVFYFKSNIVQPPAMLYMGRDKHENEELIRWGWPEDVWFHVHDLSSAHVYLRLRKGQTIDDIPSDVLVDAAQLCKANSIQGNKVNNLEVVYTMWENLKKTPDMEPGQVAYHDEKAVRRIRLEKRINEIVNRLNRTKTEEEHPDFRGLREARDAAERQDQKKMQRERRDQEKEAAKQRQLEAELRSYASLQKSENMRTNYDAGNESDDFM, encoded by the coding sequence ATGGTGTTCTACTTCAAGAGCAACATAGTCCAGCCGCCGGCGATGCTTTACATGGGTCGCGATAAGCACGAGAACGAGGAGCTGATCCGCTGGGGATGGCCGGAGGACGTGTGGTTCCACGTACACGACCTGTCGTCGGCCCATGTGTACCTGAGACTCCGCAAGGGTCAGACCATCGACGACATACCCAGCGATGTCCTGGTGGACGCCGCCCAGCTGTGCAAGGCCAACAGCATCCAGGGCAACAAGGTGAACAACCTGGAGGTGGTCTACACCATGTGGGAGAACCTTAAGAAGACCCCGGATATGGAGCCCGGTCAGGTGGCCTATCACGATGAGAAGGCCGTCCGTCGCATCCGCTTGGAGAAGCGCATCAATGAGATTGTGAACCGCTTGAACAGGACAAAGACGGAGGAGGAGCATCCCGACTTCCGCGGGCTGCGAGAGGCCCGCGATGCCGCCGAGCGCCAGGATCAGAAGAAGATGCAGCGGGAGCGCCGCGATCAGGAGAAGGAGGCTGCCAAGCAGCGGCAGCTGGAGGCGGAGCTGCGCAGCTACGCCTCCCTCCAGAAGAGTGAGAACATGCGCACCAACTACGATGCGGGCAACGAGTCGGATGACTTCATGTAG